Below is a genomic region from Pseudomonas extremaustralis.
GTTGGCTCAGCCAGTTATCCACACCCTGCAGCTGTGCGCCGTACAGTCGGGCGAAATCCGGGTAGACGCGGATACCATCGCAGGCCTCGATAAAATGCCGTGCCGACCAGAGACCCAGGGGGCTGGGCACATGGATCTCGCAACGGTCAAAGCTGAAGTGCCCGCGCCGCACGGGGCGAAGGCGGTAACCCAGCTCACTGCGTTCACCCGGATGCAGTGCGATGGACTGTGGCATGTTCTCCATGGTCAACCCGTCGGGGACATGATCGAACACCTCTACCGTCAGCGGCTGAGGGTAGTCATGTTCCAGGGCCAGGCGAACCTCACCCCATCGTCCCAGCGCCAGGCTGCCGGGCATCTGCCGGCGCACGCGCGGAGGCGGGCGACGACGCTGTCGCATGGCATCAAGCATGGCCAGCAGCAACAGCGCCAGGAGCAAGCCCCAAGCCACTGAATGCAAGGTGTCGGGTACGTTGAACTGCAGCGCTGCCGCAGTGCCGAGCAGAATGCTCAAGCCCAGCAGTATGCCAAGCCAGGTCAACAGCAGGCGGGTCGGTTTCATGGGCGGGTCATTGCCGAGGTGCCGGAATCTGATCCAGCACCTGCTTGAGTACCTGGTCGACGTCCAGCCCGTCGATGTCCAACTCTGGCGCGATGCGTACACGGTGACGCAGTACCGCGAGGGCGCATCCCTTGATGTCGTCCGGGGTGACGAACTCGCCGCCGCGTAACAACGCCCGAGCGCGGGCGCCGCGTACCAGCGCGATGGATGCCCGGGGGCCGGCGCCGATGACCAGCCCGGGCCAGGTGCGGGTGGCTCGCGCCAGGCGCACGGCGTAGTCGAGCACCTGTTCATCCAGGGCCAGCTCACTGGCGATCTGCTGCAAGCGCAGCACGTCTTCGGCCAGCAGCACCGTGCGCAGCGGCTGCACATCCAGCATATCGGCACGGGAAGAGCGCGTGACTTCACGCACCATATCCAGTTCCTGCTGCGCCTGTGGATAGTCCATGCGGACCTTGAGCATGAAGCGGTCCAGTTCGGCTTCCGGCAAGGGGTAGGTACCTTCCTGCTCGATGGGGTTCTGGGTTGCCAGCACCATGAACGGCTGGTCGATGGGCAATGCCTCGCCCTCCAGGGTGACTTGCCGCTCCTGCATGGCTTCGAGCAGCGCCGCCTGGGTCTTGGCCGGGGCGCGATTGATTTCGTCGGCGAGTAGAAGGTGGGTGAACACCGGCCCCTTGCGCAGCTTGAATTGCTCGGTATGCAGGTCGTAAACGGCATGGCCGGTGACATCGCTGGGCATCAGGTCGGGCGTGAACTGGATGCGCGCGAAATCGCCGTCGAAACAACGCGCCAGGGCACGTACCAGCAGGGTTTTGCCCAGCCCCGGGACACCTTCGAGCAACACATGGCCGCCGGCGATCAGCGCGGTAAGGACATCATCGATCACCTGGTCCTGGCCAATCACGGCCTTGCGTAGCTCTGCGCGCAGGGACTGGGCCTGCTGGCTGGCGCGCTGAAGGGGCTCGCTGGACAGGGCAGGGGCGCTTGGAAATTCGCTCATAGGGCATTCCTGAGGGTTTGCAGGCACGCCACCTGCCGGCTGAAATCGGCGCTGGAAAGCCGCTTTGCCGGGAGTGGGCCGAGGGCCTGGCTGATGACGTGAGAGGGTTGGCGCGTCAGGTGTTCAAGCACCCGCCACTGTTCTGTGTTGTCGAGGTGCTCAAAGCCCGGATGCCGCTGCCGGGCGGTGCGCAGGATATCGCGCTGCAAGGCCTGCAACAGCGTGCCCTGGCCGCTGTGGCGCAGCAGAAAGTCAGCGCTGGCCTTGAGGTGTTCCAGCAATTGTCGGCGAGCCTTGGGGGCGGGAGGCTGGATAGGCCCTTGGCGCATGCCGGCGCGCCAGAGTCCCAGGGCGAGCAGGCTGATGAGCGCCACCAAAGCCTGGGGGAAATACCGGAGCAGCAGGGTGAACAGGTCGTCGACATCACTGTTGAACAGTAAGGTTACGGCGGTACCCTGGCTCAGGTACCACAGTAGCCAGGCATTGTCGTATTTGCCGATAGCCGGGTTTTTCCACAGGTCGCTATCGGTGATTACCGTCACCTTGCCGTTCCCCAGGTTGAGCTGCATGAGGTGGCTCGACCTGGCGCTATTAGCGGAAAATTGCGCGAGGTGCTTGGGGTCGATGAGGTTGAAGTCGGTGTCGAAGCTGAAATAGGCCGCGGCGGTTTCATTGTCGACATAGAGTTTGGTCAGGTCCGGCGCTTTCTTTTGACGCGCCGGGGTGGGTTCTTCAGGTTTGTCACTCAAGCTCTGGTGGATTTGCAGGCGATCAAGCAACAAATCGCCGCTTTTGCCGGTTTCTTCGTCCCATAGCGCCTCGGCCACCAGCAACAGATGGCCGCCGGATCTGACCCAGGCCAGCAGATGCTCGACCTGGCGTGGCGACATGTTGCTGCGTGCGCCCAGTAACAAAAGGCTGTTGCCCGTGGCCGGTAGGCTCCCCAGCCGCTCGAGACTATT
It encodes:
- a CDS encoding DUF4350 domain-containing protein, with protein sequence MNRPLLWLLLASLLGAGGLYAWSKAIPYDEVVDHGPSPEALANPYLAAEHFLRQQGLTVEQANSLERLGSLPATGNSLLLLGARSNMSPRQVEHLLAWVRSGGHLLLVAEALWDEETGKSGDLLLDRLQIHQSLSDKPEEPTPARQKKAPDLTKLYVDNETAAAYFSFDTDFNLIDPKHLAQFSANSARSSHLMQLNLGNGKVTVITDSDLWKNPAIGKYDNAWLLWYLSQGTAVTLLFNSDVDDLFTLLLRYFPQALVALISLLALGLWRAGMRQGPIQPPAPKARRQLLEHLKASADFLLRHSGQGTLLQALQRDILRTARQRHPGFEHLDNTEQWRVLEHLTRQPSHVISQALGPLPAKRLSSADFSRQVACLQTLRNAL
- a CDS encoding AAA family ATPase, translating into MSEFPSAPALSSEPLQRASQQAQSLRAELRKAVIGQDQVIDDVLTALIAGGHVLLEGVPGLGKTLLVRALARCFDGDFARIQFTPDLMPSDVTGHAVYDLHTEQFKLRKGPVFTHLLLADEINRAPAKTQAALLEAMQERQVTLEGEALPIDQPFMVLATQNPIEQEGTYPLPEAELDRFMLKVRMDYPQAQQELDMVREVTRSSRADMLDVQPLRTVLLAEDVLRLQQIASELALDEQVLDYAVRLARATRTWPGLVIGAGPRASIALVRGARARALLRGGEFVTPDDIKGCALAVLRHRVRIAPELDIDGLDVDQVLKQVLDQIPAPRQ